The Sphingomonas sp. So64.6b genome includes a region encoding these proteins:
- the coxB gene encoding cytochrome c oxidase subunit II, with the protein MTGLKSIVLAAGLLLAGAGHAAAPTATAPVAPAVTAPAVATPAANPATAKPTDPALAQDGAPIMAPIAGIGQPVDGHYGIQPQVTKNGQTAHWFHDAILVPVITVISLFVLGLLFWVMYRYRAAANPVASKTSHNTLIEIVWTLAPVIILVLLAVPSIGLLQAQYKPAPANAITLKAIGNQWYWSYQYPDNGGFEVTANMLKEKGDVAAGERFRTDADGPRLLAADNRVVLPVGVPIRLITTANDVIHSWAVPAFWIKLDAVPGRINETSFTIEKPGVYFGQCSELCGARHGYMPIAVEAVTPEQFAAWVKAKGGTPKGAKPAATPAAAAPAATDAAAVANTTGPVENASLPAPTTTQGATANPAGAGTGR; encoded by the coding sequence ATGACGGGGTTGAAATCGATCGTACTAGCGGCAGGCTTGCTGCTGGCAGGGGCCGGCCATGCCGCGGCGCCGACCGCAACGGCGCCGGTCGCACCGGCAGTGACCGCGCCAGCCGTCGCCACGCCAGCCGCCAACCCCGCGACAGCCAAGCCGACCGATCCGGCCCTTGCGCAAGATGGTGCGCCGATCATGGCTCCGATCGCCGGCATCGGCCAGCCGGTCGATGGCCATTATGGTATCCAGCCGCAGGTCACCAAGAATGGTCAAACTGCGCACTGGTTTCACGATGCGATCCTCGTCCCTGTGATCACCGTGATCTCGCTGTTCGTACTCGGCCTGCTGTTCTGGGTCATGTACCGCTACCGCGCCGCCGCCAACCCGGTGGCATCGAAGACGTCGCACAACACGTTGATCGAGATCGTCTGGACGCTTGCTCCCGTGATCATCCTGGTGCTGCTCGCGGTACCGTCGATCGGCTTGCTTCAGGCACAGTATAAGCCGGCCCCGGCCAATGCGATCACGCTGAAGGCGATCGGCAATCAATGGTATTGGTCGTATCAATACCCCGACAATGGCGGGTTCGAAGTGACCGCCAACATGCTCAAGGAAAAGGGCGACGTCGCCGCTGGTGAGCGTTTCCGCACCGACGCGGACGGTCCCCGTCTGCTCGCTGCCGACAATCGCGTGGTCCTGCCGGTCGGCGTGCCGATCCGCCTGATCACCACCGCCAACGACGTGATCCACAGCTGGGCGGTCCCTGCGTTCTGGATCAAGCTCGACGCGGTTCCCGGACGCATCAACGAAACCAGCTTCACGATCGAGAAGCCCGGCGTCTATTTCGGTCAGTGTTCGGAACTGTGCGGTGCGCGTCACGGCTATATGCCGATCGCGGTCGAGGCAGTGACGCCGGAACAATTCGCGGCTTGGGTCAAGGCCAAGGGTGGCACGCCCAAGGGCGCCAAGCCCGCCGCCACCCCGGCAGCGGCGGCACCGGCCGCAACCGACGCAGCGGCAGTCGCCAACACCACGGGTCCGGTCGAGAATGCGAGCCTGCCCGCTCCCACCACCACTCAGGGCGCGACGGCTAACCCCGCCGGCGCCGGCACCGGACGCTAA
- the pyrE gene encoding orotate phosphoribosyltransferase has product MTEDQVLAEFRAAEALLEGHFILSSGLRSSRYLQCARVLMDPARGARLAEALAAQLPDELRESVQAVVSPAMGGVIAGHEMARALGVEAMFLERPDGIFELRRGFRLAPGTRVLMMEDVVTTGLSSREAIAAIDRAGGETVAAAALVDRSNGAADLGVPFFPLIRLDVPTYDADKLPPDLAAIPAIKPGSRAA; this is encoded by the coding sequence ATGACCGAAGATCAGGTTCTCGCCGAATTCCGCGCTGCCGAGGCGCTGCTCGAGGGACATTTTATTTTGTCGTCGGGGCTGCGTTCCTCGCGCTACCTGCAATGCGCGCGGGTTCTGATGGATCCGGCGCGGGGCGCGAGGCTGGCCGAAGCGCTCGCCGCGCAACTCCCTGACGAACTTCGCGAATCGGTTCAGGCGGTGGTATCGCCGGCGATGGGCGGGGTGATCGCCGGGCACGAAATGGCGCGCGCGCTGGGCGTCGAGGCGATGTTCCTCGAACGGCCCGACGGTATTTTCGAACTGCGCCGTGGTTTTCGCCTCGCGCCGGGCACACGCGTGCTGATGATGGAGGATGTAGTGACCACCGGCCTGTCGTCGCGTGAGGCGATCGCCGCGATCGACCGCGCCGGCGGCGAAACGGTGGCTGCCGCGGCGTTGGTCGACCGGTCGAACGGTGCCGCCGATCTTGGCGTGCCGTTCTTTCCGCTGATCCGGCTCGACGTGCCGACCTATGACGCGGACAAATTGCCGCCCGATCTGGCGGCGATCCCCGCGATCAAGCCGGGCAGCCGCGCAGCGTGA
- a CDS encoding pyridoxine 5'-phosphate synthase produces MILRQAQDDRDLRLGVNIDHVATVRNARGAGYPDPVRAALLAAEAGADGITAHLREDRRHITDDDIARLAEQLTIPLNLEMAATDEMLAIALRHRPHAACIVPEKREERTTEGGLDAAGQHNHLAPLVTSLKGANIRVSLFVEPDARQIEAALRLGAPVVELHTGRYAELEGEAQSEELRRLADAAALAAKNGIEVHAGHGLTYDNVAPVAAIPQIRELNIGHFLVGEAMFVGLGEAVRRMRAAMDAAR; encoded by the coding sequence GTGATCCTTCGACAGGCTCAGGACGATCGGGACCTTCGTCTCGGGGTCAATATCGACCATGTCGCGACGGTCAGGAACGCGCGCGGCGCGGGGTATCCCGATCCGGTGCGCGCCGCGCTGCTCGCTGCGGAGGCCGGGGCGGACGGGATCACCGCGCATTTGCGCGAAGACCGCCGCCACATCACCGACGATGATATCGCGCGGCTTGCCGAGCAGTTGACCATCCCACTCAATCTGGAAATGGCGGCGACCGACGAGATGCTGGCGATCGCGCTGCGCCATCGTCCGCACGCGGCGTGCATCGTACCGGAAAAGCGCGAGGAGCGCACCACCGAGGGCGGGCTCGACGCGGCAGGCCAGCACAACCATCTTGCCCCGCTGGTGACCAGCCTGAAGGGCGCCAACATCCGCGTCAGCCTGTTCGTCGAACCCGATGCGCGCCAGATCGAGGCGGCGCTCCGGCTCGGCGCGCCGGTCGTCGAATTGCACACCGGCCGTTATGCCGAGCTGGAAGGCGAAGCGCAGAGCGAAGAGTTGCGCCGCCTGGCCGATGCGGCGGCGCTGGCGGCGAAGAACGGGATCGAAGTCCATGCCGGTCACGGCTTGACCTATGACAATGTCGCGCCCGTGGCGGCGATTCCGCAGATACGCGAGCTGAACATCGGGCATTTTCTGGTCGGCGAAGCGATGTTCGTCGGCCTGGGCGAGGCGGTACGCCGCATGCGTGCGGCAATGGACGCGGCGCGATGA
- the acpS gene encoding holo-ACP synthase — translation MIIGLGSDLCSIERIQASLDRFGERFEQRVFTEVERAKAARRPFTKAGTLAKRFAAKEAYSKAVGTGFKAGVFMKDIGVVNARSGAPTLALTGGAKARLDALTPAGHVARVHLTMTDDHPWAQAFVIIEAIPLNDA, via the coding sequence ATGATCATCGGCCTCGGCTCCGATCTGTGCAGCATCGAGCGCATCCAGGCGTCGCTCGACCGGTTCGGCGAGCGGTTCGAACAACGCGTCTTTACCGAAGTAGAGCGGGCCAAGGCGGCACGGCGTCCGTTCACCAAGGCGGGCACGCTGGCCAAGCGCTTCGCCGCCAAGGAAGCCTATTCCAAGGCGGTCGGCACCGGATTCAAGGCCGGCGTGTTCATGAAGGACATCGGCGTGGTCAATGCCCGGTCGGGCGCGCCAACGCTGGCGCTGACCGGCGGAGCGAAGGCGAGGCTTGACGCGTTAACCCCTGCGGGCCACGTCGCGAGAGTACATTTGACGATGACCGACGATCATCCCTGGGCGCAGGCCTTTGTGATCATTGAGGCCATCCCCCTTAACGACGCGTAA
- the lepB gene encoding signal peptidase I translates to MAAEELALDANEPVAAEAAPKPKPRTNWWEEIKGIVWLVLAVLGFHSFIAKPFYIPSESMLPGLLVGDRLVVTKYPYGWSFVSPTFHLLPFFHGRLFGQLPERGDVVIVTPPGTKTDYIKRVIGLPGDRLQVRGGVVFLNGVAVKRGPVHFIDIPDYGGVMMQDGHETCEAMQYDGGRLTGADGKQHCRLPLVTETLPNGRSYETVDLQPDSQGDNYGPVTIPAKHVFLMGDNRDRSSDSRFSLSDLGLGGPVPWEYVGGRAEFITFSPDGSATLNPLTWWGSLRSGRAGTSLHPREETK, encoded by the coding sequence ATGGCGGCCGAGGAGTTGGCGTTGGACGCAAATGAACCGGTGGCTGCGGAGGCCGCGCCGAAACCCAAGCCGCGCACCAATTGGTGGGAAGAGATCAAGGGCATCGTCTGGCTCGTGCTTGCCGTGCTCGGCTTCCACAGCTTCATCGCCAAGCCCTTTTATATCCCGTCCGAATCGATGCTGCCGGGCCTGCTCGTCGGTGATCGGCTGGTGGTGACCAAATATCCCTATGGCTGGTCGTTCGTCTCGCCGACCTTCCATTTGCTGCCCTTCTTTCATGGGCGGTTGTTCGGCCAGCTCCCGGAGCGCGGTGATGTGGTGATCGTCACGCCGCCGGGCACCAAGACCGACTACATCAAGCGCGTCATCGGCCTGCCCGGCGACCGGCTGCAAGTGCGCGGTGGCGTGGTGTTCCTCAACGGCGTCGCGGTAAAGCGCGGACCGGTGCATTTCATCGACATCCCCGATTATGGTGGCGTGATGATGCAGGACGGCCACGAGACCTGTGAAGCAATGCAATATGACGGCGGCCGCCTGACCGGCGCCGACGGCAAGCAGCATTGCCGCCTGCCGCTGGTTACCGAAACGCTGCCCAATGGCCGCAGCTATGAGACGGTCGATCTGCAGCCCGACAGCCAGGGCGACAATTACGGACCGGTGACGATTCCCGCCAAGCATGTCTTCCTGATGGGCGACAATCGCGACCGCAGTTCGGACAGCCGTTTCTCGCTCAGCGACCTCGGCCTGGGTGGCCCGGTGCCGTGGGAATATGTTGGTGGGCGCGCCGAATTCATCACCTTCTCGCCCGATGGCTCGGCAACCCTCAACCCCCTGACCTGGTGGGGCTCGTTGCGATCCGGTCGGGCGGGCACTTCGCTGCACCCGCGGGAAGAAACGAAATGA
- a CDS encoding AI-2E family transporter, which yields MNDDGVDLVQGASPHEVRDPLVRAEFKRASVWLGLAAGMALVVLLIQPLLIIFAGLVFAAMLDGGVRLLGRILKIGRGWRLLIVVILVVTFLAGTFYMTGVQVVQQVTQLQSTLVEQFNRATAWLSQMGIMPGRSDLNSILQQAMGSVGRLTSFVGTAAGALTSLFMVLIIGLFLAMDPRVYERGVQWMIPMDNRREFAITLQRMGVTMRRLLAGRLAGMAFEGVLTWIVLAIGGVPMALLLGIITGILAFIPNIGAFVSGVLMVAVGFSAGVDTGLWAIFTYFAVQTFDGYVVIPMVAKRTVDLPPALTLGAQILASALFGVMGLALADPMTAMIKVALERSSERSDAEDAEAAAT from the coding sequence ATGAACGACGACGGCGTCGACCTCGTCCAGGGGGCAAGCCCGCACGAGGTTCGCGACCCGCTGGTTCGTGCCGAATTCAAGCGCGCCAGCGTGTGGCTCGGCCTCGCCGCGGGGATGGCGCTGGTTGTGCTGCTGATTCAGCCCTTGCTGATCATCTTCGCCGGACTGGTCTTCGCGGCGATGCTCGATGGGGGCGTGCGGCTGCTTGGCCGGATTCTCAAGATCGGGCGCGGCTGGCGATTGCTGATCGTCGTGATCCTGGTCGTCACCTTCCTGGCCGGCACATTCTATATGACCGGCGTGCAGGTCGTGCAGCAGGTCACCCAGTTGCAATCGACCTTGGTCGAACAGTTTAATCGCGCCACCGCCTGGCTGTCGCAAATGGGCATCATGCCCGGCCGATCCGATCTCAACAGCATATTGCAACAAGCGATGGGCTCGGTCGGCCGGCTCACCTCTTTCGTCGGGACCGCGGCGGGCGCGTTGACCAGCCTGTTCATGGTGCTGATCATCGGCCTGTTCCTGGCGATGGACCCAAGGGTCTATGAACGCGGCGTGCAGTGGATGATCCCGATGGACAACCGGCGCGAATTCGCCATCACTTTGCAGCGCATGGGCGTGACGATGCGCCGCCTGCTTGCCGGGCGGCTTGCGGGCATGGCGTTCGAGGGCGTGCTGACCTGGATCGTGCTCGCGATCGGCGGCGTGCCGATGGCGCTGCTGCTCGGCATCATCACCGGCATCCTAGCCTTCATCCCCAATATCGGCGCGTTCGTCAGCGGCGTGCTGATGGTCGCGGTCGGTTTCAGCGCGGGTGTGGACACCGGGTTGTGGGCGATCTTCACCTATTTCGCGGTGCAGACCTTTGACGGGTATGTCGTCATTCCGATGGTTGCCAAACGCACCGTCGATCTGCCGCCGGCACTGACCCTGGGTGCGCAGATCCTGGCGAGCGCGCTGTTCGGCGTGATGGGACTGGCGCTGGCCGACCCGATGACCGCGATGATCAAGGTGGCGCTCGAACGCAGTTCGGAACGCTCCGACGCGGAGGATGCAGAGGCGGCGGCAACATGA
- the maiA gene encoding maleylacetoacetate isomerase codes for MIRLHDYWRSSASYRVRIALNLKHIAYERHDIALLEGLHRAPDNLARNPQGFVPTLEIDGAMLTQSLAIIDYLDAKYPDPPMVPHDALARSRVLAQALIIAADIHPIDNLRVLKRLQSQFGADQAARDDWYRHWVNEGFGALEMTAGDGPFLGGDAPNLADVCLVPQMYNARRLEMDLAAYPKLVAADAAAAAVPEIAAAHPDRVKSTA; via the coding sequence ATGATCCGGTTGCATGACTATTGGCGCTCCTCGGCGTCGTATCGGGTGCGCATCGCGCTCAATCTGAAGCATATCGCCTATGAGCGTCATGACATCGCGCTGCTCGAAGGATTGCACCGCGCGCCCGACAATCTGGCGCGCAATCCACAAGGGTTCGTGCCGACGCTTGAGATCGATGGTGCGATGCTCACGCAGAGCCTGGCGATCATCGACTATCTCGATGCGAAATACCCCGACCCGCCGATGGTGCCGCATGACGCGCTGGCGCGGTCACGCGTGCTGGCCCAGGCGCTGATCATCGCGGCGGATATCCACCCGATCGACAATCTGCGCGTGTTGAAGCGGCTGCAGAGCCAGTTTGGCGCTGACCAGGCAGCGCGTGATGACTGGTATCGGCACTGGGTTAACGAGGGCTTTGGCGCGCTAGAAATGACGGCTGGCGACGGGCCGTTCCTCGGCGGTGATGCCCCGAATCTCGCCGATGTCTGCCTGGTGCCGCAAATGTACAATGCGCGACGGCTGGAGATGGATCTGGCGGCCTATCCGAAACTGGTCGCGGCGGACGCGGCGGCGGCGGCCGTGCCCGAGATCGCGGCGGCGCATCCCGATCGGGTCAAGTCGACGGCCTGA